The following coding sequences lie in one Phycicoccus duodecadis genomic window:
- a CDS encoding DNA helicase, protein MAPTPDAVRAEAVAAARARWTRQLVELGGPNTLLWYRDLPVGTVDLTNAHLGARNALVAGERARLSELVRDPQALEDAGRRVERVHDTAALLESEHGIRTCFLGIGTASWTVVLKGGKVAPREPAAPVFLRSCTLRPVDARRLDWLLEPGDELETNPALVDYLASAHGIHLDTDRLEALATAAGGVDPYPAYAALGEACADVPDLAVTPRVVLTTFPYYKAPLVADLAAQADTLGRHDVVAALAGHADALPAVSVGSDLETVGADADADALVLPADAAQREAVAAVRAGSHLFLRTPPGTGASQTVANLVATLAGDGQRVLLVSPTRASIETVVERLASVGLDDVVLDLPDGGHARGRAVRALVETLDRRLREASSPSGEEASKRDDAVTDAQRQAAHDLLEAHVQALHGRRDPWATTVHEIQEEVSRHARLDTPPRSRVRVSGTALARLDRETLDHAAATLEHLAALAAWDGDGADDPWFGAAITTEEQTEEARERVARLAEGGVAEARTTLAEVFRGIHLPAAPTVLDWHRVLATVGRVRDTLELFRPQVFDIPLGDLVAATGSAAERRDSGSDLGALDRWRVRRQARGLLRPGRPPADLHAALAEAHAQRDAWRELAGSGGRPEIPVELDRAQVAHDSLVGDLAWLDAHLPASADGSRLVDLDLVTLEQRVVALHAAADRLGPVAEERRALDALDALGLAELVADLRARTVPVERVATELRWVWWCSLADEVSAHDPRVSGHDGAALAEAADVLARSERDARTRRPAAVRRALADRVSALRRAHPEQEAELRGQAGRARRPDPLPELVRSGAGLLTAVAPCWATSPLSVPSVLPPGELFDVVVLEEASLLTPAEAVAAVSRARQVVVVGDELQLPPSPFVVSAGVDAPEDDDDGSVVDLLDGVLPTRRLTRHYRAHDERLVAFVDDELYAGGLATVPGTSAAPVVHHELVEGHGVVAEGEAAVESTDAEAQRVVELVLRHARTRPERSLAVVAFSAGHRRRVAEAVQRALTDLDERDLAFFDPQRLEAFAIREAHHVQGRTWDDVIVSVGFGKTPHGRVLHRFGPLGTDTGHRRLGVALTRARRDLTVVSTISADELDPDRLRTPGSRMLRALLEHVGPDGDDAPLHAAPGEGRSVVLGDLARRLRSHGLVVHEDYGASAAPVELAVEDPTAPGTMLVAVESDGPDYAAVPSVADRDRVRADALTARGWHHVRVWSTGAFRDPARDVSRILEAAGVRRAPGG, encoded by the coding sequence GTGGCCCCTACCCCCGATGCCGTGCGCGCCGAGGCGGTCGCCGCCGCCCGGGCGCGCTGGACCCGCCAGCTGGTCGAGCTGGGGGGCCCCAACACCCTGCTCTGGTACCGCGACCTTCCCGTGGGCACCGTCGACCTCACCAACGCCCACCTCGGCGCCCGCAACGCCTTGGTCGCCGGCGAGCGGGCCCGACTGTCCGAGCTGGTCCGTGACCCGCAGGCCCTCGAGGACGCCGGCCGCCGCGTCGAGCGCGTCCACGACACCGCGGCGCTGCTGGAGTCCGAGCACGGCATCCGCACCTGCTTCCTCGGCATCGGGACCGCCTCCTGGACCGTGGTCCTCAAGGGCGGCAAGGTCGCCCCCCGCGAGCCCGCGGCGCCGGTGTTCCTGCGATCCTGCACGCTGCGGCCCGTGGACGCCCGGCGCCTCGACTGGCTGCTCGAGCCGGGCGACGAGCTCGAGACCAACCCGGCCCTGGTCGACTACCTGGCTTCGGCGCACGGCATCCACCTCGACACCGACCGGCTCGAGGCCCTCGCCACGGCCGCCGGCGGCGTCGACCCCTACCCGGCCTACGCGGCCCTCGGCGAGGCCTGCGCCGACGTGCCCGACCTCGCCGTCACCCCCCGCGTGGTGCTCACCACCTTCCCGTACTACAAGGCCCCGCTCGTGGCCGACCTCGCCGCCCAGGCCGACACCCTGGGACGCCACGACGTCGTCGCCGCGCTGGCGGGTCATGCCGACGCCCTGCCGGCCGTGTCGGTGGGCTCCGACCTCGAGACGGTAGGGGCGGATGCCGACGCCGACGCCCTCGTCCTGCCCGCCGACGCCGCCCAGCGCGAGGCCGTGGCGGCCGTGCGCGCCGGGTCGCACCTGTTCCTGCGCACCCCTCCCGGCACCGGCGCCTCGCAGACCGTCGCCAACCTCGTGGCGACCCTGGCCGGCGACGGCCAGCGCGTGCTCCTCGTCTCGCCCACGCGCGCCTCGATCGAGACGGTGGTCGAGCGGCTGGCCTCGGTCGGCCTCGACGACGTCGTGCTCGACCTGCCCGACGGTGGCCACGCCCGCGGCCGGGCCGTCCGCGCCCTCGTCGAGACCCTCGACCGGCGGCTGCGTGAGGCCTCGTCCCCCTCGGGCGAGGAGGCCTCGAAGCGCGATGACGCGGTCACCGACGCCCAGCGCCAGGCCGCGCACGACCTGCTCGAGGCCCACGTGCAGGCCCTGCACGGGCGGCGCGACCCGTGGGCGACGACCGTGCACGAGATCCAGGAGGAGGTCAGCCGGCACGCGCGGCTCGACACCCCGCCGCGCTCCCGGGTGCGGGTGAGCGGCACCGCCCTGGCCCGCCTCGACCGCGAGACCCTCGACCACGCCGCTGCCACCCTCGAGCACCTCGCCGCGCTGGCCGCGTGGGACGGCGACGGCGCGGACGACCCGTGGTTCGGCGCCGCCATCACCACCGAGGAGCAGACCGAGGAGGCACGCGAGCGCGTCGCGCGGCTGGCCGAGGGTGGGGTCGCCGAGGCCCGCACCACGTTGGCCGAGGTCTTCCGCGGGATCCACCTGCCGGCGGCCCCCACGGTGCTTGACTGGCACCGGGTGCTGGCCACCGTGGGCCGGGTGCGCGACACCCTCGAGCTGTTCCGGCCCCAGGTCTTCGACATCCCGCTCGGCGACCTGGTGGCGGCCACCGGCTCCGCCGCCGAGCGCCGCGACTCCGGCAGCGACCTCGGCGCCCTGGACCGCTGGCGGGTCCGGCGCCAGGCCCGTGGCCTGCTGCGCCCCGGCCGCCCGCCGGCCGACCTGCACGCGGCCCTGGCCGAGGCCCACGCCCAGCGCGACGCGTGGCGCGAGCTGGCCGGGTCCGGCGGTCGCCCCGAGATCCCCGTCGAGCTCGACCGGGCCCAGGTCGCCCACGACTCCCTCGTCGGCGACCTGGCCTGGCTGGACGCCCACCTGCCCGCCAGCGCGGACGGCTCGCGGCTGGTCGACCTCGACCTCGTCACCCTCGAGCAGCGCGTGGTCGCGCTGCACGCGGCCGCCGACCGGCTGGGCCCGGTCGCCGAGGAGCGCCGCGCCCTCGACGCCCTCGACGCGCTGGGGCTGGCCGAGCTGGTCGCCGACCTGCGCGCGCGCACGGTGCCGGTCGAGCGGGTCGCCACCGAGCTGCGCTGGGTCTGGTGGTGCTCGCTGGCCGACGAGGTGAGCGCGCACGACCCGCGGGTCTCCGGGCACGACGGCGCCGCGCTCGCCGAGGCCGCCGACGTCCTGGCCCGCTCCGAGCGGGACGCCCGCACGCGGCGCCCCGCCGCCGTCCGCCGGGCGCTGGCCGACCGGGTGTCGGCCCTGCGCCGCGCCCACCCCGAGCAGGAGGCCGAGCTGCGTGGCCAGGCCGGCCGGGCCCGCCGCCCGGACCCGCTGCCCGAGCTCGTGCGCTCCGGCGCCGGGCTGCTCACCGCCGTTGCGCCCTGCTGGGCCACGAGCCCGCTGTCGGTCCCGTCGGTGCTGCCGCCGGGCGAGCTGTTCGACGTGGTCGTGCTCGAGGAGGCCTCGCTGCTGACCCCGGCGGAGGCCGTGGCCGCCGTGTCGCGCGCTCGCCAGGTGGTGGTCGTCGGCGACGAGTTGCAGCTGCCGCCGTCGCCCTTCGTGGTCTCGGCCGGGGTCGACGCGCCCGAGGACGACGACGACGGCTCGGTGGTCGACCTCCTCGACGGCGTGCTGCCCACCCGCCGGCTCACCCGGCACTACCGCGCCCACGACGAGCGGCTGGTCGCGTTCGTCGACGACGAGCTCTACGCCGGCGGCCTCGCCACCGTGCCGGGGACGTCCGCCGCCCCCGTCGTGCACCACGAGCTGGTCGAGGGCCATGGCGTGGTCGCCGAGGGCGAGGCCGCGGTGGAGTCCACCGACGCCGAGGCGCAGCGCGTGGTCGAGCTCGTGCTCCGGCACGCGCGCACCCGGCCCGAGCGCTCGCTGGCCGTGGTCGCGTTCTCGGCCGGCCACCGCCGCCGCGTCGCCGAGGCGGTGCAGCGGGCCCTGACCGACCTCGACGAGCGAGACCTCGCCTTCTTCGACCCGCAGCGCCTCGAGGCGTTCGCGATCCGCGAGGCCCACCACGTGCAGGGCCGCACCTGGGACGACGTCATCGTCAGCGTCGGGTTCGGCAAGACGCCGCACGGCCGGGTCCTGCACCGCTTCGGGCCGCTGGGCACCGACACCGGGCACCGACGGCTCGGCGTCGCCCTGACCCGGGCCCGCCGCGACCTCACCGTGGTCTCGACCATCAGCGCCGACGAGCTCGACCCCGACCGTCTGCGCACCCCCGGCTCCCGCATGCTGCGAGCCTTGCTCGAGCACGTCGGACCCGACGGTGACGACGCCCCCCTGCACGCGGCCCCCGGCGAGGGCCGGTCGGTGGTGCTGGGCGACCTGGCGCGCCGGCTGCGCTCGCACGGGCTCGTGGTGCATGAGGACTACGGCGCGTCGGCCGCCCCGGTCGAGCTGGCCGTCGAGGACCCCACCGCCCCCGGGACGATGCTGGTGGCCGTCGAGTCCGACGGGCCCGACTACGCGGCCGTCCCGTCGGTGGCCGACCGCGACCGGGTGCGGGCCGACGCGCTCACCGCGCGCGGCTGGCACCACGTACGGGTCTGGTCGACGGGTGCGTTCCGCGACCCGGCGCGCGACGTCTCACGCATCCTCGAGGCGGCGGGGGTCCGGCGGGCTCCCGGTGGCTGA
- a CDS encoding MFS transporter: MTTAEIPEATVADRADTQRRVVRTLVASQMLGGVGLSSGIAVGALLAEQVSGSARYAGLGGTFQVLGAALAAIPMARIMAARGRRPGLAAGYALAALGAVGLIASGVLRNFPLLLLSSLVFGGATASNSQSRYAAADLALPHRRARDLSIVVWATTVGSVLGPNLVGPSAPVAAALGLPRLVGPFVFSLLGLLLAVGVILVRLRPDPLVEARRQRLADGAGDTEPTHGSVLRGIRVVAASPVARLGLATLALGHGVMVSVMVMTPLHMAHGHADLTVIGFVISMHVLGMYALSPVTGAATDRFGGRVVAVAGAVILVTATLLAAGAPTGESLGLTAGLFLLGLGWSCTLVAGSTLLTAGVAPAERPGAQGAADVLMGLAAGGGGAVAGVIVDQVSFHALALTSLGFAVLIGLLALTARTHGRPAAPAA; this comes from the coding sequence GTGACGACGGCCGAGATCCCCGAGGCGACGGTCGCCGACCGCGCCGACACCCAGCGTCGCGTCGTCCGGACCCTCGTCGCGTCGCAGATGCTCGGCGGGGTCGGGTTGTCGTCCGGCATCGCCGTCGGAGCGCTCCTCGCCGAGCAGGTGTCGGGCTCGGCCCGGTACGCCGGGCTCGGTGGCACCTTCCAGGTCCTGGGCGCCGCGCTGGCCGCCATCCCGATGGCCCGCATCATGGCCGCCCGGGGCCGGCGCCCCGGGCTCGCGGCCGGGTACGCGCTCGCGGCCCTCGGCGCGGTGGGCCTGATCGCCTCCGGGGTGCTGCGCAACTTCCCCTTGCTGCTGCTCTCGAGCCTGGTCTTCGGCGGCGCCACCGCCTCCAACAGCCAGAGCCGGTACGCCGCAGCGGACCTCGCCCTGCCGCACCGGCGCGCGCGCGACCTCAGCATCGTCGTCTGGGCGACCACGGTCGGGAGCGTCCTCGGCCCCAACCTCGTCGGCCCCAGCGCGCCCGTGGCCGCGGCGCTCGGGCTGCCGCGCCTCGTGGGGCCGTTCGTCTTCTCCCTCCTCGGGCTCCTGCTGGCCGTCGGTGTGATCCTGGTGCGCCTGCGCCCCGACCCGCTCGTCGAGGCGCGGCGCCAGCGCCTGGCCGACGGCGCCGGTGACACCGAGCCCACGCATGGGTCGGTGCTGCGCGGCATCCGGGTCGTCGCGGCCAGCCCCGTGGCGCGGCTCGGCCTGGCCACCCTCGCCCTCGGGCACGGCGTCATGGTGAGCGTGATGGTGATGACGCCGCTGCACATGGCCCACGGCCACGCCGACCTGACCGTCATCGGGTTCGTCATCAGCATGCACGTGCTCGGGATGTACGCGCTGTCGCCGGTGACCGGAGCCGCCACCGACCGTTTCGGCGGCCGGGTCGTCGCCGTGGCCGGCGCGGTCATCCTGGTCACCGCGACCCTGCTGGCCGCGGGCGCGCCCACCGGGGAGTCGCTGGGCCTGACCGCCGGGCTGTTCCTGCTCGGGTTGGGCTGGTCGTGCACGCTGGTCGCCGGCTCCACGTTGCTGACCGCCGGTGTCGCCCCGGCCGAGCGGCCCGGCGCCCAGGGAGCGGCCGACGTGCTGATGGGCCTGGCCGCCGGGGGCGGCGGGGCGGTGGCCGGTGTCATCGTCGACCAGGTCAGCTTCCACGCCCTGGCGCTGACGTCGCTGGGGTTCGCCGTGCTCATCGGGCTGCTGGCGCTCACGGCCCGCACCCACGGGCGTCCGGCCGCCCCCGCCGCCTGA